From one Ctenopharyngodon idella isolate HZGC_01 chromosome 15, HZGC01, whole genome shotgun sequence genomic stretch:
- the LOC127495711 gene encoding gastrula zinc finger protein XlCGF49.1-like isoform X31 — protein MEFIKEEIEDMSDPEPSRIKHEDTEEQLDQMEVKEQRHKLNEIKKHCDVKTQVTKVKELHTCSQCGKRFTLKGNLKKHMRIHTGEKPYTCTQCGKSFRFKSNLKDHLRFHSGEKTFQCDQCGKDFNLSSDLKRHLKVHSDERPYVCSFCGKSFSRLTSFKLHQKTHDEVRDHVCCDCGKSFTTSSHLKQHQRIHTGEKPYKCSYCDKSFTVSGTLKSHERIHTGEKPYHCTQCEKRFTRSLYLVIHMKTCCK, from the exons atggagtttattaaagaggagattgaagacatgagtgatccagaaccatccagaataaaacatgaagatactgaggaacaattAG accagATGGAAGTGAAGGAGCAAAGAcacaaactaaatgaaataaagaaacACTGTGACGTCAAAACTCAAGTAACAAAAGTCAAAGAGCTGCACACCTGctcacagtgtggaaagagattCACACTAAAAGGAAACCTTAAGaaacacatgagaattcacactggagagaaaccatatacatgcactcagtgtggaaagagtttcagatttAAATCTAATCTCAAGGATCATCTGCGCtttcactctggagaaaaaacatttcaatgtgatcagtgtggtaaagatTTTAATTTATCATCAGATCTTAAACGAcacctgaaagttcattcagatgagaggccttatgtgtgttctttctgtggaaagagtttttcaaggCTGACCAGTTTTAAACtgcaccagaaaacacatgatgaagtgagagatcatgtgtgttgtgactgtgggaagagctttactacaTCTAGTCATCTGAAACAgcaccaaagaattcatactggagaaaaaccttacaagtgctcatattgtgacaagagtttcactGTGTCAGGAACCCTAAAATCACATGAGCGAATTCATACTGGCGAGAAGCCGTACCACTGTACTCAGTGTGAGAAGAGATTTACACGTTCATTATACCTTGTAATTCATATGAAAACATGTTGCAAGTGA
- the LOC127495748 gene encoding zinc finger protein 239-like yields MEFIKEEIEDMSDPEPSRIKQEDTEEQTDQKKVKEQRHKLNDVKKHCDFKTQGTKAKKLHTCSQCGKSFTNKGNLKTHMIIHTGEKLFTCTQCGKSFSRTSSLRHHLYVHSGEKPFKCDQCGKGFNFSPNLIRHLKVHSDERPYVCSFCGKSFSRLDSFKLHQKTHDEVKDHVCCECGKSFTRASCLKQHQRIHTGEKPYTCTQCGKSFSQASALNTHLIRHSGNKTFNCDQCGKDFILSSDLKDHLKVHTDERPYVCSLCGKSFSRLKSFKVHQKTHDEVRDHVCCDCGKSFTRTDHLKQHQRIHTGERPYKCSYCDKSFTQSTHLKSHERIHTGEKPYHSTQCGESFRDATDLKKHLFIHTEF; encoded by the exons atggagtttattaaagaggagattgaagacatgagtgatccagaaccatccagaataaaacaagaagatactgaggaacaaacag acCAGAAGAAAGTGAAGGAGCAAAGACACAAACTAAATGatgtaaagaaacactgtgaCTTCAAAACTCAAGGAACAAAAGCCAAAAAGCTGCACACCTGctcacagtgtggaaagagtttcacaaatAAAGGAAACCTTAAGACACACATGataattcacactggagagaaactgtttacatgcactcagtgtggaaagagtttttctcGAACATCAAGTCTCAGACATCATCTGTACgttcactctggagaaaaaccattcaagtgtgatcagtgtggaaaaggTTTTAATTTTTCACCAAATCTAATTCGAcacctgaaagttcattcagatgagaggccttatgtgtgttctttctgtggaaagagtttttcacggCTGGACAGTTTTAAACtgcaccagaaaacacatgatgaagtgaaagatcatgtgtgttgtgagtgtgggaagagctttactaGAGCTAGCTGTCTGAAACAgcaccaaagaattcatactggagaaaaaccgtatacatgcactcagtgtggaaaaagtttttcTCAAGCATCAGCTCTCAATACTCATCTGATTCGTCACTCTGGTAATAAAACgtttaactgtgatcagtgtggtaaagattttattttgtcatcagaTCTAAAAGATCACCTGAAAGTACATACAGATGAGAGAccttatgtgtgttctctctgtggaaagagtttttcacggCTGAAGAGTTTTAAAGTGCACCAGAAAACACACGATGAAGtgagagatcatgtgtgttgtgactgtgggaagagctttactaGAACTGACCATCTGAAACAgcaccaaagaattcatactggagaaagaccttacaagtgctcatattgtgacaagagtttcactcaGTCTACACacctgaaatcacatgagcgaattcatactggagagaagccatatCACTCTACTCAGTGTGGGGAGAGTTTCAGAGATGCAACAGATTTAAAAAAGCATCTGTTTATTCACACTGAGTTTTAA
- the LOC127495711 gene encoding gastrula zinc finger protein XlCGF49.1-like isoform X34, with product MEVKEQRHKLNEIKKHCDVKTQVTKVKELHTCSQCGKRFTLKGNLKKHMRIHTGEKPYTCTQCGKSFRFKSNLKDHLRFHSGEKTFQCDQCGKDFNLSSDLKRHLKVHSDERPYVCSFCGKSFSRLTSFKLHQKTHDEVRDHVCCDCGKSFTTSSHLKQHQRIHTGEKPYKCSYCDKSFTVSGTLKSHERIHTGEKPYHCTQCEKRFTRSLYLVIHMKTCCK from the coding sequence ATGGAAGTGAAGGAGCAAAGAcacaaactaaatgaaataaagaaacACTGTGACGTCAAAACTCAAGTAACAAAAGTCAAAGAGCTGCACACCTGctcacagtgtggaaagagattCACACTAAAAGGAAACCTTAAGaaacacatgagaattcacactggagagaaaccatatacatgcactcagtgtggaaagagtttcagatttAAATCTAATCTCAAGGATCATCTGCGCtttcactctggagaaaaaacatttcaatgtgatcagtgtggtaaagatTTTAATTTATCATCAGATCTTAAACGAcacctgaaagttcattcagatgagaggccttatgtgtgttctttctgtggaaagagtttttcaaggCTGACCAGTTTTAAACtgcaccagaaaacacatgatgaagtgagagatcatgtgtgttgtgactgtgggaagagctttactacaTCTAGTCATCTGAAACAgcaccaaagaattcatactggagaaaaaccttacaagtgctcatattgtgacaagagtttcactGTGTCAGGAACCCTAAAATCACATGAGCGAATTCATACTGGCGAGAAGCCGTACCACTGTACTCAGTGTGAGAAGAGATTTACACGTTCATTATACCTTGTAATTCATATGAAAACATGTTGCAAGTGA
- the LOC127495718 gene encoding gastrula zinc finger protein XlCGF57.1-like: MAFIKEEIEDMKIEEAFRVKQEDTEEQTDLISLKEEGQELNEMEEKNQYEKCHEFMTWEKSLSYSQTHKTETRNLKVTEESHFTCQQCGKSFRRKDCLKVHMKIHTGEKPHTCELCGKSFSLKGNLKTHMRIHTGEKPYTCAQCGKSFNQKKILTAHLRFHTGESPFTCQQCGKSFTQEQNFKVHMKIHTGERPFVCPQCGKSFTLKKNLDDHLRVHTGEKPYTCQQCGKSFSQNGNLKIHMRVHTGERPYTCSQCGKSFKQKKELNAHISNHTGEKPYTCKLCGKSFKQKESVKTHMTIHTGEKLFVCDQCGKSFTFKTHFNQHMRIHSGEKCFVCHQCERSFTDRIHLENHVKIHIGENPYMCHHCGKSFTNRENLKDHMRTHTEEKLFTCPQCGKSCTVKGDLKIHMRVHTGEKPYKCHQCEKSFTDRNHLKNHVKIHIGEKPCMCHDCGKSFKYRSNLENHMRIHTGEKPFTCPQCVKSFTMKDQLKIHIRVHTGEKPFKCLQCEKFFSTTGNLKSHMRVHSEEKLSHITQT; encoded by the coding sequence ACCTGATCTCTCTGAAAGAGGAGGGTCAAGAACTGAACGAAATGGAAGAGAAAAATCAGTATGAGAAATGTCATGAATTCATGACTTGGGAAAAATCTTTAAGTTACTCACAGACTCATAAAACAGAAACTAGAAACCTTAAAGTCACTGAAGAAAGTcatttcacctgccaacagtgtggaaaaagtttcagaCGAAAAGACtgccttaaagtccacatgaaaaTCCACACGGGAGAGAAGCCTCACACCTGCGAactgtgtgggaagagtttctcACTAAAAGGAAATCTTAAGacccacatgagaattcacactggagagaagccgtacacGTGcgctcagtgtggaaagagttttaacCAGAAAAAAATCCTTACAGCCCACTTGAGGTTTCACACCGGAGAGAGCCccttcacctgccaacagtgtggaaaaagtttcacacAAGAACAGAActttaaagtccacatgaaaatccacactggagagaggccGTTCGtatgccctcagtgtggaaagagttttacactgaaaaaaaaccttgatgACCACTTGAGagttcacaccggagagaagccctacacctgccaacagtgtgggaagagcttctCACAAAACGGAAATCTTAAaattcacatgagagttcacaccgGAGAGAGGCCGTACacatgctctcagtgtggaaagagttttaaacagaagaaagaacttAATGCCCACATTAGTaatcacactggagaaaagccttacacctgcaaactgtgtggaaagagcttcaaacaaaaagaaagtgTTAAGACTCACATgacaattcacactggagagaagctgtttgtttgtgatcagtgtggaaagagtttcacatttaaaacacactttaATCAGCACATGAGGATTCACTCAGGAGAGAAATGTTTTGTATGTCACCAGTGTGAAAggagtttcacagacaggattCACCTTGAGAATCATGTAAAAATTCACATCGGAGAGAATCCTTACATGTGCcatcactgtggaaagagtttcacaaatAGAGAAAACCTGAAGGATCACATGAGAACTCACACTGAAGAGAAGCTtttcacctgccctcagtgtggaaaaagcTGCACGGTTAAAGGAGACCTTAagattcacatgagagttcacactggagagaagccttacaagtgtcatcagtgtgaaaagagtttcacagacaggaatCACCTTAAGAATCATGTAAAAATTCATATCGGAGAGAAGCCCTGCATGTGCCAtgactgtggaaagagtttcaaataCCGATCAAACCTTGAGaatcacatgagaattcacactggagagaagcctttcacctgccctcagtgtgtAAAGAGCTTCACGATGAAAGATCAGCTTAAGATTCACATtagagttcatactggagagaagccattcaAGTGTCTTCAGTGTGAAAAGTTTTTCTCAACCACAGGAAACCTTAAGagtcacatgagagttcactcGGAAGAGAAGCTTTCACATATCACACAAACCTGA